From the genome of Methylomonas sp. UP202, one region includes:
- a CDS encoding TraU family protein, with protein sequence MTLAAPLYADTTTTATDPLCADAQLWSGKLITDICWSCLFPIRAAGASLGGGNVPSIATDQKFCFCTDPMGIPELGMTMGLWNPARLIEIVRNPWCSPALGGHKFSASNVRLIATTGKADFDASEMSFFNYHYFAFPLTIMLDLFWDGRCNSDGYRDFDLLYVSELDPTWNNDLLAFFTSPETALFANPVAISACVADAASAATGNPLDALFWCAGAWGHMYPLSGISPTSYGTDARITSLLATRATAALHRRGLAWKTSGNESLCGGSIYPFIPKSQYRLSMFYPVAETESNHVIGETTFKWGSGRTFPGPGEDHLYLLWRWQDCCLF encoded by the coding sequence ATGCCCAGCTGTGGTCGGGCAAACTCATCACCGATATTTGCTGGAGCTGTTTGTTTCCGATTCGCGCCGCCGGTGCTTCACTGGGGGGTGGCAATGTGCCGAGCATCGCTACCGACCAGAAGTTTTGTTTCTGTACCGATCCCATGGGCATACCGGAATTGGGGATGACCATGGGTTTATGGAATCCAGCCCGTTTGATTGAAATTGTCCGCAATCCCTGGTGCTCACCGGCATTGGGCGGTCATAAGTTCAGTGCTTCGAATGTGCGTTTGATTGCGACCACTGGCAAGGCTGACTTCGACGCCAGTGAAATGTCGTTTTTCAATTACCACTATTTTGCGTTTCCATTGACCATCATGCTCGATCTGTTCTGGGATGGTCGCTGCAACAGTGACGGCTACCGGGATTTTGATTTGCTGTATGTTTCCGAACTGGATCCCACCTGGAATAACGATTTACTGGCGTTTTTTACCAGTCCGGAAACGGCGCTATTTGCCAATCCGGTGGCTATTTCAGCGTGTGTGGCCGATGCGGCGTCAGCTGCTACCGGTAATCCTTTGGATGCGTTGTTCTGGTGTGCCGGTGCTTGGGGGCATATGTATCCCTTATCGGGCATTTCGCCGACCAGTTACGGCACTGATGCCAGAATTACCAGTTTGCTGGCCACACGGGCAACGGCGGCATTACATCGCCGAGGCCTAGCCTGGAAAACCTCCGGTAACGAATCCCTGTGCGGTGGCTCAATTTACCCCTTTATCCCCAAATCCCAATACCGGCTGTCGATGTTTTATCCGGTCGCCGAAACGGAATCCAATCATGTCATTGGTGAAACAACGTTCAAATGGGGATCGGGACGGACTTTTCCGGGCCCTGGCGAAGATCATCTATACCTGCTGTGGCGTTGGCAGGATTGCTGTCTATTCTAG
- a CDS encoding site-specific integrase, protein MNTIVRSAIHLEQHPAMSSEELTSCALPAGFLFLVDEDTGRVIEPVLLYLMDRFLIRHGNTRPNTLRATVYNLKDWWAFLAEFAKTWNEVSEDDLRFYRDAMLQTVSPKTHQPYDVGTVRRRLTTVLQFYDWARRAGFFGVIFDSKSTRQIVRSMDHDALAHLHSNTIQSKTSDLLPLPRHGADDAVRPLTEAEYRTVAHCLGPLPPGSTRSGDDCRPTLDRLIAEIALHTGMRRDEISSLNRWQILDLRPDASQPFGVVKLRLSKTKGLRPRVVFMPNWLITALHWYIDHERKDALQAAKKQGQLKEPSALFLNGIHTGRHAGKPIQNGSIDAHFRQALFAAGLTHTVHKTDPETGKPYTTQEPRHVFHDLRHTFATWLYWFEKSQGNAEPWKKIQARLGHIALATTTNLYLRAVTDFEAQVSDTTMKFFEAMRHG, encoded by the coding sequence GTGAACACTATTGTCCGATCAGCCATTCACCTTGAACAGCACCCAGCCATGTCTTCGGAGGAATTGACATCCTGTGCTTTGCCAGCGGGCTTTTTATTTTTGGTTGACGAGGATACGGGACGCGTCATAGAGCCGGTATTACTCTATTTGATGGATCGATTCCTCATTCGTCACGGCAATACCAGGCCGAATACGTTGCGAGCCACGGTTTACAACCTGAAGGATTGGTGGGCGTTTCTGGCGGAGTTTGCCAAAACTTGGAACGAAGTCAGTGAGGATGATCTTCGTTTTTACCGGGACGCTATGCTGCAGACCGTGTCGCCCAAAACCCATCAACCCTATGACGTAGGCACTGTCCGCCGTCGACTGACCACGGTATTGCAATTCTATGACTGGGCCCGGCGGGCGGGGTTTTTCGGAGTGATTTTCGATTCAAAATCCACTCGCCAAATCGTCAGATCGATGGATCACGATGCTTTGGCGCATCTGCATTCGAATACTATTCAAAGCAAAACATCCGATTTACTGCCTCTCCCGCGTCATGGCGCCGATGATGCCGTCCGACCATTGACTGAAGCGGAATATCGCACGGTTGCACATTGTCTTGGTCCGCTACCGCCAGGCAGCACACGATCTGGCGATGATTGCCGACCAACCTTGGACCGGCTGATTGCCGAAATTGCCCTCCATACCGGCATGCGACGGGATGAAATTTCATCACTGAATCGTTGGCAAATTCTAGATCTGCGACCTGATGCATCCCAACCTTTCGGTGTGGTGAAGCTGCGGCTCAGTAAAACCAAGGGTCTCAGGCCGCGTGTCGTGTTTATGCCTAATTGGCTGATAACCGCATTGCATTGGTATATCGATCATGAGCGCAAGGACGCGCTGCAAGCCGCCAAAAAGCAAGGCCAGCTCAAAGAACCGAGTGCATTATTTTTGAATGGTATCCATACCGGGCGCCATGCCGGAAAACCCATTCAAAATGGCAGTATCGATGCACATTTTCGGCAAGCTTTGTTTGCCGCCGGCTTGACGCATACCGTACATAAAACGGACCCGGAAACAGGGAAACCGTATACCACGCAAGAGCCCCGTCATGTTTTCCACGACCTCAGACATACCTTTGCGACCTGGCTGTATTGGTTTGAAAAGTCGCAGGGTAATGCGGAACCCTGGAAAAAGATTCAGGCACGCTTGGGACATATCGCGTTGGCGACGACCACCAATCTCTACTTGCGCGCCGTGACGGATTTTGAAGCTCAAGTCAGTGATACCACCATGAAGTTTTTCGAGGCGATGCGTCATGGCTGA